In Plasmodium falciparum 3D7 genome assembly, chromosome: 13, the following are encoded in one genomic region:
- a CDS encoding DNA replication complex GINS protein, putative: protein MDDVFAIFQKKNKTKKRSSITDNTENKNKRKSLFHLNRKNPRRAHNEEDTFNSYEPLNKLLNEKKINNDLENIVVVDFPPLPLKNTEVCLSFYYIQYLRNQLLYGNQNIQIDENTRMIAEALLDKIENNIYELENKEYSEDKYKNDIKILVYKSIYDRYYKIITTFLTYSDDIPLPSNLYEYTLNNGAYIRSRKNNDFNCRENIHNIYSYLDNVEVGENDLSINDEKIYIDNIDISKATILNKALINIDIDIEYLPLKINSSYYYNNLQYAKLFLNDAVNMSLYDKALGELVVVKALVDIPNVEIEFIEGFDIKEMKAGERQWIPIYIAISLSSYAYVDVEFPFWFYIKNFINIKEQEYKNLNELFDLPSPYFFEICYMFLDQKIFSKATPIETVGQKSYFKYMAKVAGYVEDIKHCREEKIIKHLEEQDVHSNYIYISNLQYSETYLVNLSLYSFWKYDKNLNEKTNTIDFTSYLLEPFIKEENEDNVLMDL from the exons ATGGATGATGTGTTTGCTATAtttcaaaagaaaaacaaaacaaagaAAAGGTCATCAATAACAGATAAtacagaaaataaaaataagagaaAGAGTTTATTTCATTTGAATCGTAAGAATCCTAGAAGAGCTCATAATGAAGAAGATACATTCAATTCTTATGAacctttaaataaattattaaatgagaaaaaaattaataacgaTTTGGAAAATATAGTTGTTGTTGATTTTCCTCCTTTACCTTTAAAGAATACAGAAGTATGTTtgtctttttattatattcaatatTTACGAAATCAACTTTTATATGGaaatcaaaatatacaaattgaTGAAAATACAAGAATGATAGCAGAAGCATTATTagataaaatagaaaataatatatatgaattagaGAATAAGGAATATTCTGAAGATAAGTATAAGAATGATATAAAGATACTTGTGTATAAATCTATATATGatagatattataaaataattactaCGTTTCTTACTTATTCAGATGATATTCCTTTACCTagtaatttatatgaatatacatTAAATAATGGAGCATATATAAGatcaagaaaaaataatgattttaATTGTAGagaaaatattcataatatatattcttatttagaTAATGTAGAAGTAGGAGAAAATGATTTATCtattaatgatgaaaaaatatatattgataatattgatataagTAAAGCtactatattaaataaagcaTTAATAAACATTGATATAGATATTGAATATCTACCTCTCAAAATTAattcttcttattattacaataatttacaatatgctaaattatttttaaatgatgCTGTAAATATGTCTCTATATGATAAAGCACTTGGAGAATTGGTTGTTGTGAAGGCTTTAGTAGATATACCCAACGTAGAAATAGAATTTATTGAA gGATTTGATATCAAAGAAATGAAAGCTGGGGAAAGACAGTGGATTCCAATTTACATAGCTATTTCTCTTTCATCTTATGCTTATGTAGATGTAGAATTCCCCTTTTggttttatataaagaattttataaatataaaagaacaagaatataaaaacCTTAACGAATTATTTGACTTGCCTTCaccttatttttttgaaatttgCTATATGTTTCTTGATCAAAAGATTTTTTCTAAAGCTACACCTATAGAAACTGTAGGCCAGAAAAgttattttaaatacatGGCAAAAGTAGCag GATACGTTGAAGATATTAAACATTGtagagaagaaaaaataataaaacatttagAAGAGCAAGATGTTCATTccaattatatttatatttctaatTTACAGTATTCAGAAACTTACCTTGTTAATCTCTCCTTATATAGTTTCTGGAagtatgataaaaatttaaacgAAAAAACAAACACTATTGATTTTACCTCTTATTTATTAGAACCATTTATAAAAGAGGAAAACGAAGATAACGTTCTAATGGATTTATAA
- a CDS encoding reticulocyte binding protein 2 homologue a — protein MKTTLFCSISFCNIIFFFLELSHEHFVGQSSNTHGASSVTDFNFSEEKNLKSFEGKNNNNDNYASINRLYRKKPYMKRSLINLENDLFRLEPISYIQRYYKKNINRSDIFHNKKERGSKVYSNVSSFHSFIQEGKEEVEVFSIWGSNSVLDHIDVLRDNGTVVFSVQPYYLDIYTCKEAILFTTSFYKDLDKSSITKINEDIEKFNEEIIKNEEQCLVGGKTDFDNLLIVLENAEKANVRKTLFDNTFNDYKNKKSSFYNCLKNKKNDYDKKIKNIKNEITKLLKNIESTGNMCKTESYVMNNNLYLLRVNEVKSTPIDLYLNRAKELLESSSKLVNPIKMKLGDNKNMYSIGYIHDEIKDIIKRYNFHLKHIEKGKEYIKRITQANNIADKMKKDELIKKIFESSKHFASFKYSNEMISKLDSLFIKNEEILNNLFNNIFNIFKKKYETYVDMKTIESKYTTVMTLSEHLLEYAMDVLKANPQKPIDPKANLDSEVVKLQIKINEKSNELDNAISQVKTLIIIMKSFYDIIISEKASMDEMEKKELSLNNYIEKTDYILQTYNIFKSKSNIINNNSKNISSKYITIEGLKNDIDELNSLISYFKDSQETLIKDDELKKNMKTDYLNNVKYIEENVTHINEIILLKDSITQRIADIDELNSLNLININDFINEKNISQEKVSYNLNKLYKGSFEELESELSHFLDTKYLFHEKKSVNELQTILNTSNNECAKLNFMKSDNNNNNNNSNIINLLKTELSHLLSLKENIIKKLLNHIEQNIQNSSNKYTITYTDINNRMEDYKEEIESLEVYKHTIGNIQKEYILHLYENDKNALAVHNTSMQILQYKDAIQNIKNKISDDIKILKKYKEMNQDLLNYYEILDKKLKDNTYIKEMHTASLVQITQYIPYEDKTISELEQEFNNNNQKLDNILQDINAMNLNINILQTLNIGINACNTNNKNVEHLLNKKIELKNILNDQMKIIKNDDIIQDNEKENFSNVLKKEEEKLEKELDDIKFNNLKMDIHKLLNSYDHTKQNIESNLKINLDSFEKEKDSWVHFKSTIDSLYVEYNICNQKTHNTIKQQKNDIIELIYKRIKDINQEIIEKVDNYYSLSDKALTKLKSIHFNIDKEKYKNPKSQENIKLLEDRVMILEKKIKEDKDALIQIKNLSHDHFVNADNEKKKQKEKEEDDEQTHYSKKRKVMGDIYKDIKKNLDELNNKNLIDITLNEANKIESEYEKILIDDICEQITNEAKKSDTIKEKIESYKKDIDYVDVDVSKTRNDHHLNGDKIHDSFFYEDTLNYKAYFDKLKDLYENINKLTNESNGLKSDAHNNNTQVDKLKEINLQVFSNLGNIIKYVEKLENTLHELKDMYEFLETIDINKILKSIHNSMKKSEEYSNETKKIFEQSVNITNQFIEDVEILKTSINPNYESLNDDQIDDNIKSLVLKKEEISEKRKQVNKYITDIESNKEQSDLHLRYASRSIYVIDLFIKHEIINPSDGKNFDIIKVKEMINKTKQVSNEAMEYANKMDEKNKDIIKIENELYNLINNNIRSLKGVKYEKVRKQARNAIDDINNIHSNIKTILTKSKERLDEIKKQPNIKREGDVLNNDKTKIAYITIQINNGRIESNLLNILNMKHNIDTILNKAMDYMNDVSKSDQIVINIDSLNMNDIYNKDKDLLINILKEKQNMEAEYKKMNEMYNYVNETEKEIIKHKKNYEIRIMEHIKKETNEKKKKFMESNNKSLTTLMDSFRSMFYNEYINDYNINENFEKHQNILNEIYNGFNESYNIINTKMTEIINDNLDYNEIKEIKEVAQTEYDKLNKKVDELKNYLNNIKEQEGHRLIDYIKEKIFNLYIKCSEQQNIIDDSYNYITVKKQYIKTIEDVKFLLDSLNTIEEKNKSVANLEICTNKEDIKNLLKHVIKLANFSGIIVMSDTNTEITPENPLEDNDLLNLQLYFERKHEITSTLENDSDLELDHLGSNSDESIDNLKVYNDIIELHTYSTQILKYLDNIQKLKGDCNDLVKDCKELRELSTALYDLKIQITSVINRENDISNNIDIVSNKLNEIDAIQYNFEKYKEIFDNVEEYKTLDDTKNAYIVKKAEILKNVDINKTKEDLDIYFNDLDELEKSLTLSSNEMEIKTIVQNSYNSFSDINKNINDIDKEMKTLIPMLDELLNEGHNIDISLYNFIIRNIQIKIGNDIKNIREQENDTNICFEYIQNNYNFIKSDISIFNKYDDHIKVDNYISNNIDVVNKHNSLLSEHVINATNIIENIMTSIVEINEDTEMNSLEETQDKLLELYENFKKEKNIINNNYKIVHFNKLKEIENSLETYNSISTNFNKINETQNIDILKNEFNNIKTKINDKVKELVHVDSTLTLESIQTFNNLYGDLMSNIQDVYKYEDINNVELKKVKLYIENITNLLGRINTFIKELDKYQDENNGIDKYIEINKENNSYIIKLKEKANNLKENFSKLLQNIKRNETELYNINNIKDDIMNTGKSVNNIKQKFSSNLPLKEKLFQMEEMLLNINNIMNETKRISNTAAYTNITLQDIENNKNKENNNMNIETIDKLIDHIKIHNEKIQAEILIIDDAKRKVKEITDNINKAFNEITENYNNENNGVIKSAKNIVDEATYLNNELDKFLLKLNELLSHNNNDIKDLGDEKLILKEEEERKERERLEKAKQEEERKERERIEKEKQEKERLEREKQEQLKKEEELRKKEQERQEQQQKEEALKRQEQERLQKEEELKRQEQERLEREKQEQLQKEEELKRQEQERLQKEEALKRQEQERLQKEEELKRQEQERLEREKQEQLQKEEELKRQEQERLQKEEALKRQEQERLQKEEELKRQEQERLERKKIELAEREQHIKSKLESDMVKIIKDELTKEKDEIIKNKDIKLRHSLEQKWLKHLQNILSLKIDSLLNKNDEVIKDNETQLKTNILNSLKNQLYLNLKRELNEIIKEYEENQKKILHSNQLVNDSLEQKTNRLVDIKPTKHGDIYTNKLSDNETEMLITSKEKKDETESTKRSGTDHTNSSESTTDDNTNDRNFSRSKNLSVAIYTAGSVALCVLIFSSIGLLLIKTNSGDNNSNEINEAFEPNDDVLFKEKDEIIEITFNDNDSTI, from the coding sequence CCAAAGTATATTCAAATGTGTCTTCATTCCATTCTTTTATTCAAGAGGGTAAAGAAGAAGTTGAGGTTTTTTCTATATGGGGTAGTAATAGCGTTTTAGATCATATAGATGTTCTTAGGGATAATGGAACTGTCGTTTTTTCTGTTCAACCATATTACCTTGATATATATACGTGTAAAGAAGCCATATTATTTACTACATCATTTTACAAGGATCTTGATAAAAGTTCaattacaaaaattaatgaaGATATTGAAAAATTTAACGAAGAAATAATCAAGAATGAAGAACAATGTTTAGTTGGTGGGAAAACAGATTTTGATAATTTACTTATAGTTTTAGAAAATGCGGAAAAAGCAAATGTTAGAAAAACATTATTTGATAATACAtttaatgattataaaaataagaaatctAGTTTTTACAATtgtttgaaaaataaaaaaaatgattatgataagaaaataaagaatataaagaatGAGATTACAAAattgttaaaaaatattgaaagtACAGGAAATATGTGTAAAACGGAATCATAtgttatgaataataatttatatctatTAAGAGTGAATGAAGTTAAAAGTACACCTATTGATTTATACTTAAATCGAGCAAAAGAGCTATTAGAATCAAGTAGCAAATTAGTTAATcctataaaaatgaaattaggTGATAATAAGAACATGTACTCTATTGGATATATACATGACGAAATtaaagatattataaaaagatataattttcatttgaAACATatagaaaaaggaaaagaatatataaaaaggataacACAAGCAAATAATATTGCAGACAAAATGAAGAAAGATgaacttataaaaaaaatttttgaaTCCTCAAAACATTTTGCTAGTTTTAAATATAGCAATGAAATGATAAGCAAATTAGATTcgttatttataaaaaatgaagaaatacttaataatttattcaataatatatttaatatattcaagaaaaaatatgaaacatATGTAGATATGAAAACAATTGAATCTAAATATACAACAGTAATGACTCTATCAGAACATTTATTAGAATATGCAATGGATGTTTTAAAAGCTAACCCTCAAAAACCTATTGATCCAAAAGCAAATCTGGATTCAGAAGTAGTaaaattacaaataaaaataaatgagaaATCAAATGAATTAGATAATGCTATAAGTCAAGTAAAAacactaataataataatgaaatcattttatgatattattatatctgaAAAAGCCTCTATGGatgaaatggaaaaaaaggaattatccttaaataattatattgaaaaaacagattatatattacaaacgtataatatttttaagtctaaaagtaatattataaataataatagtaaaaatattagttctaaatatataactatagaagggttaaaaaatgatattgatgaattaaatagtcttatatcatattttaagGATTCACAAGAAACATTAATAAAAGatgatgaattaaaaaaaaacatgaaaACGGATTATCTTAATAACGTGaaatatatagaagaaaatgttactcatataaatgaaattatattattaaaagattcTATAACTCAACGAATAGCAGATATTGATGAATTAAATagtttaaatttaataaatataaatgattttataaatgaaaagaatatatcACAAGAGAAAGTATCATATAatcttaataaattatataaaggaAGTTTTGAAGAATTAGAATCTGAACTATCTCATTTTTTAGACACAAAATATTTGtttcatgaaaaaaaaagtgtaaATGAACTTCAAACAATTTTAAATACATCAAATAATGAATGTGctaaattaaattttatgaaatctgataataataataataataataatagtaatataattaaCTTGTTAAAAACTGAATTAAGTCATCTATTAAGtcttaaagaaaatataataaaaaaacttttaaatcatatagaacaaaatattcaaaaCTCATCAAATAAGTATACTATTACATATactgatattaataatagaaTGGAAGattataaagaagaaatCGAAAGTTTAGAAGTATATAAACATACCATTggaaatatacaaaaagaatatatattacatttatatgagaatgataaaaatgcTTTAGCTGTACATAATACATCAATGcaaatattacaatataaagatgctatacaaaatataaaaaataaaatttctgatgatataaaaattttaaagaaatataaagaaatgaatcaagatttattaaattattatgaaattctagataaaaaattaaaagataatacatatatcaaAGAAATGCATACTGCTTCTTTAGTTCAAATAACTCAATATATTCCTTATGAAGATAAAACAATAAGTGAACTTGAGCaagaatttaataataataatcaaaaacttgataatatattacaagaTATCAATGCAatgaatttaaatataaatattctcCAAACCTTAAATATTGGTATAAATGCAtgtaatacaaataataaaaatgtagaaCACTTACTTAACAAGAAaattgaattaaaaaatatattaaatgatcaaatgaaaattataaaaaatgatgatataattcaagataatgaaaaagaaaacttttcaaatgttttaaaaaaagaagaggaaaaattagaaaaagaattagATGATatcaaatttaataatttgaaaATGGACATTCATAAATTGTTGAATTCGTATGACCATACAAAGCAAAATATAGAAAGCAatcttaaaataaatttagaTTCTTtcgaaaaggaaaaagataGTTGGGTTCATTTTAAAAGTACTATAGATAGTTTATATGTGGAATATAACATATGTAATCAAAAGACTCATAATACTAtcaaacaacaaaaaaatgatatcaTAGAACTTATTTATAAAcgtataaaagatataaatcaAGAAATAATCGAAAAGgtagataattattattcccTGTCAGATAAAGCCTTAACTAAACTTAAATCtattcattttaatattgataaggaaaaatataaaaatccCAAAAGtcaagaaaatattaaattattagaaGATAGAGTTATGATACTTGAGAAAAAGATTAAGGAAGATAAAGATGCTTTAATACAAATTAAGAATTTATCACATGATCATTTTGTAAATGCTgataatgagaaaaaaaagcaGAAGGAGAAGGAGGAGGACGACGAACAAACACACTAtagtaaaaaaagaaaagtaatgggagatatatataaggatattaaaaaaaacctAGATGagttaaataataaaaatttgatAGATATTACTTTAAATGAAGCAAATAAAATAGAATcagaatatgaaaaaatattaattgatGATATTTGTGAACAAATTACAAATGAAGCAAAAAAAAGTGATACTATTAAGGAAAAAATcgaatcatataaaaaagatattgaTTATGTAGATGTGGACGTTTCCAAAACGAGGAACGATCATCATTTGAATGGAGATAAAATACatgattcttttttttatgaagatacattaaattataaagcatattttgataaattaaaagatttatatgaaaatataaacaagtTAACAAATGAATCAAATGGATTAAAAAGTGATGCTCATAATAACAACACACAAGTTGATAAActaaaagaaattaatttACAAGTATTCAGCAATTTaggaaatataattaaatatgttGAAAAACTTGAGAATACATTACATGAACTTAAAGATATGTACGAATTTCTAGAAACGAtcgatattaataaaatattaaaaagtattCATAATAGCATGAAGAAATCAGAAGAATATAGTAATGaaacgaaaaaaatatttgaacaATCAGTAAATATAACTAATCAATTTATAGAAGATGTTGAAATATTGAAAACGTCTATTAACCCAAACTATGAAAGCTTAAATGATGATCAaattgatgataatataaaatcacTTGTTCTAAAGAAAGAGGAAATATccgaaaaaagaaaacaagtGAATAAATACATAACAGATATTGAATCTAATAAAGAACAATCAGATTTACATTTACGATATGCATCTAGaagtatatatgttattgatctttttataaaacatgaaataataaatcctAGCGATGGAAAAAATTTTGATATTATAAAGGTTAAAgaaatgataaataaaaCCAAACAAGTTTCAAATGAAGCTATGGAATATGCTAATAAAatggatgaaaaaaataaggacattataaaaatagaaaatgaactttataatttaattaataataacatcCGTTCATTAAAAGGggtaaaatatgaaaaagttAGGAAACAAGCAAGAAATGCAattgatgatataaataatatacattctAATATTAAAACGATTTTAACCAAATCTAAAGAACGATTAGATGAGATTAAGAAACAACCTAACATTAAAAGAGAAGGTGatgttttaaataatgataaaaccAAAATAGCTTATATtacaatacaaataaataacgGAAGAATAGAatctaatttattaaatatattaaatatgaaacATAACATAGATACTATCTTGAATAAAGCTATGGATTATATGAATGATGTATCAAAATCTGACCAGattgttattaatatagATTCTTTGAATATGAacgatatatataataaggataaagatcttttaataaatattttaaaagaaaaacagaATATGGAGgcagaatataaaaaaatgaatgaaaTGTATAATTACGTTAATGAaacagaaaaagaaataataaaacataaaaaaaattatgaaataagaattatggaacatataaaaaaagaaacaaatgaaaaaaaaaaaaaatttatggaATCTAATAACAAATCATTAACTACTTTAATGGATTCATTCAGATCTATGttttataatgaatatataaatgattataatataaatgaaaattttgaaaaacatcaaaatatattgaatgaaatatataatggatTTAAtgaatcatataatattattaatacaaaaatgactgaaattataaatgataatttagattataatgaaataaaagaaattaaagaaGTAGCACAAACAGAATATGATAAACTTAATAAAAAAGttgatgaattaaaaaattatttgaataatattaaagaacAAGAAGGACATCGATTAattgattatataaaagaaaaaatatttaacttatatataaaatgttcagaacaacaaaatataatagatgattcttataattatattacagTTAAAAAACAGTATATTAAAACTATTGAAGATGTGAAATTTTTATTAGATTCATTGAACAcaatagaagaaaaaaataaatcagtAGCAAATCTAGAAATTTGTACtaataaagaagatataaaaaatttacttAAACATGTTATAAAGTTGGCAAATTTTTCAGGTATTATTGTAATGTCTGATACAAATACGGAAATAACTCCAGAAAATCCTTTAGAAGataatgatttattaaatttacaattatattttgaaagAAAACATGAAATAACATCAACATTGGAAAATGATTCTGATTTAGAGTTAGATCATTTAGGTAGTAATTCGGATGAATCTATAGATAATTTAAAGGtttataatgatattatagAATTACACACATATTCAACACAAATTCTTAAATATTTAGATAATATTCAAAAACTTAAAGGAGATTGCAATGATTTAGTAAAGGATTGTAAAGAATTACGTGAATTGTCTACGGCAttatatgatttaaaaatacaaattacTAGTGTAATTAATAGAGAAAATGatatttcaaataatattgatattgtatctaataaattaaatgaaatagatgctatacaatataattttgaaaaatataaagaaatttttGATAATgtagaagaatataaaacattagatgatacaaaaaatgcatatattgtaaaaaaggctgaaattttaaaaaatgtagatataaataaaacaaaagaagatttagatatatattttaatgactTAGACGAATTAGAAAAATCTCTTACATTATCATCTAATGAAATGGAAATTAAAACAATAGTACAGAACTCATATAATTCCTTTTCTGATATTAATAAGAACATTAATGATATTgataaagaaatgaaaacACTGATCCCTATGCTTGatgaattattaaatgaaggacataatattgatatatcattatataattttataattagaAATATTCAGATTAAAATAggtaatgatataaaaaatataagagaaCAGGAAAATGATACTAATATATGTTTTGAgtatattcaaaataattataattttataaagagTGATATAAGTATCTtcaataaatatgatgatcatataaaagtagataattatatatctaataatattgatgttGTCAATAAACATAATAGTTTATTAAGTGAACATGTTATAAATGctacaaatattatagagAATATTATGACAAGTATTGTCgaaataaatgaagataCAGAAATGAATTCTTTAGAAGAGACACAAGACAAATTATTAGAActatatgaaaattttaagaaagaaaaaaatattataaataataattataaaatagtacattttaataaattaaaagaaatagaaaataGTTTAGAGACATATAATTCAATATCAACAaactttaataaaataaatgaaacacaaaatatagatattttaaaaaatgaatttaataatatcaaaacaaaaattaatgataaaGTAAAAGAATTAGTTCATGTTGATAGTACATTAACACTTGAATCAATTCAAAcgtttaataatttatatggtGACTTGATGTCTAATATACaagatgtatataaatatgaagatattaataatgttgAATTGAAAAAggtgaaattatatatagaaaatattacaaatttATTAGGAAGAATAAACACATTCATAAAGGAGTTAGACAAATATCaggatgaaaataatggTATAGATAAGTATATAGAAATcaataaggaaaataatagttatataataaaattgaaaGAAAAAGCCAATAATCTAAAGGAAAATTTCTcaaaattattacaaaatataaaaagaaatgaaactgaattatataatataaataacataaaggATGATATTATGAATACGGGGAAAtctgtaaataatataaaacaaaaattttcTAGTAATTTGCCactaaaagaaaaattatttcaaATGGAAGAGATGTtacttaatataaataatattatgaatgaAACGAAAAGAATATCAAACACGGCTGCATATACTAATATAACTCTCCAGgatattgaaaataataaaaataaagaaaataataatatgaatattgaAACAATTGATAAATTAATagatcatataaaaatacataatgaaaaaatacaagcagaaatattaataattgatGATGCCAAAAGAAAAGTAAAGGAAATAACAGATAATATTAACAAGGCTTTTAATGAAATTacagaaaattataataatgaaaataatgggGTAATTAAATCTGCAAAAAATATTGTCGATGAAGCtacttatttaaataatgaattagataaatttttattgaaattgaatgaattattaagtcataataataatgatataaaggATCTTGGtgatgaaaaattaatattaaaagaagaagaagaaagaaaagaaagagAAAGATTGGAAAAAGCGAAAcaagaagaagaaagaaaagaGAGAGAAAgaatagaaaaagaaaaacaagaGAAAGAAAGACTGGAAAGAGAGAAACAAGAACAactaaaaaaagaagaagaattaagaaaaaaagagcAGGAAAGACAAGAACAACAACAAAAAGAAGAAGCATTAAAAAGACAAGAACAAGAACGACtacaaaaagaagaagaattaaaaagaCAAGAGCAAGAAAGGCTGGAAAGAGAGAAACAAGAACAACtacaaaaagaagaagaattaaaaagaCAAGAACAAGAACGACTACAAAAAGAAGAAGCATTAAAAAGACAAGAACAAGAACGACtacaaaaagaagaagaattaaaaagaCAAGAGCAAGAAAGGCTGGAAAGAGAGAAACAAGAACAACtacaaaaagaagaagaattaaaaagaCAAGAACAAGAACGACTACAAAAAGAAGAAGCATTAAAAAGACAAGAACAAGAACGACtacaaaaagaagaagaattaaaaagaCAAGAGCAAGAAAGACtggaaagaaagaaaatcgAGTTAGCAGAAAGAGAACAACACATAAAAAGTAAACTAGAATCTGATATggtgaaaataataaaggatGAActaacaaaagaaaaagatgaaataataaaaaacaaagatATAAAACTTAGACATAGTTTGGAACAGAAATGGTTAAAacatttacaaaatatattatcgtTAAAAATAGATAGtctattaaataaaaatgatgaggTCATAAAAGATAATGAGACACAATtgaaaacaaatatattgaaCTCATTAAAAAATCAATTATATCTTAATTTGAAACGTGAACTTAATGAAATTATAAAGGAATACGAAGAAAaccagaaaaaaatattgcaTTCAAATCAACTTGTTAACGATAGTTTAGAGCAAAAAACTAATAGACTCGTCGATATTAAACCTACAAAGCATGGTGatatatatactaataaACTTTCTGATAATGAAACTGAAATGCTGATAACatctaaagaaaaaaaagatgaaacaGAATCAACTAAAAGATCAGGAACAGATCATACTAATAGTTCGGAAAGTACTACTGATGATAATACCAATGATAGAAATTTTTCTCGATCAAAGAATTTGAGTGTTGCTATATACACAGCAGGAAGTGTAGCTTTATGTGTGTTAATATTTTCTAGTATAGGATTATTACTTATAAAGACTAATAGTGGAGATAACAATTCTAATGAAATTAATGAAGCTTTTGAACCGAATGATGATGTTCTCTTTAAGGAGAAGGATGAAATCATTGAAATCACttttaatgataatgatagtaCAATTTAA